From Demequina capsici:
ACCGAGATGACGACGCCGGGTGGACGACGCGTACCCACGGCGGGGCTGTCGTGGCTGGCGGTCCACCCCGCACACCGGCGCAGGGGCCTCATGACGGCCATGATGCACGACCACTTCCAGCGCTGTCGCGAGCGGGGCGAGGCGGTGAGCGCGCTGTACGCGATGGAGGCAGCGATCTACTCTCGCTTCGGTTACGGCATGGGCTCGCAGACCGTGAAGGCCGAGGTCCCGCGCGGCGCGGCGATGTGGACGGTGGACGGCGCGGACCAGCTGACCGTGCGCTTGGAGCGCGCGAGCTTCGAGGCCCACGACGAGCTCGTCTCACGCCTGCAGGCCAGGCTCACCCGCCCCGGCACGATCATCAACCCGGTCGGGTCCGGCCGCAACGCCCGGTTCACCGATCCGGTGGGCAACCGCAAGGGCATGGAGAAGTGGCGCCTGGCGATCGTCGAGGATCGCGGCGAACCCGTCGCGTACGCGTTCTTCCGCCGCCGCGCGCAGTCGAGCGTGGGCATCCATGACGGTGTCTGCCAGGTGCGAGAGTTCGGCGCGCTCACCCCGGCTGCGTCCCAGCGGCTGTGGCAGACGCTCACCGACTTCGACCTGGTGGAGACCACCTACACGGAGAACCTGGCGACGGACGACCCTCTGCTGCATCAGCTGAAGGACGCGCGGGGTGCACGCTCCAAGGTGGTGGACAACCTGTGGGTCAGGTTGCTCGATGTGCCGATGGCGCTCCAGAGCCGCGAGTACTTCCACGATTGCGACGTCACGATCGGGCTGACGGACAAGCACGTCCCGGACAACGCCGGCGCGTGGCGCATCGTCGTGCGGAACGGCGACGCGACTGTCACCCGCGCAGAAGATGCCGCGCCGGATCTTACGATGGACATCCGCCACCTCTCGACCGCGTACCTGGGAGGCACGAGCATCGAATCGCTCGCTGCGGCGGGGCTGGTCCGTGAGCACACGGCGGGGCAGGCCCGGGAGCTTGCAGTGGCGATGATGTCGCCGGTGGCACCTCTGGCCAACTGGGACTTCTGAAGGGGAAGGCCCGGCTCCGGCGGAGAGGACCTGCCGCACCCGGCACATCCCTGACGAGCGCCCGCGACCCTGGTGGTGGACAGGAGCGCGCGCGTCTCGGAAGGATGGCGACGAGGGACGGCGAAGCCGAACGGGAGATCCGGCATGCGGCGCGGGAGGATCCAACACTCACGCCGCAGGTTCCGGCCACCGCCGAGGGATCACCTCACGGTCGCCGCGGTTCATCACCGAACAGGCTCCGCCTGCCCCACGTCTGGAGCGACCATAGCGCGGAAAGGTCCCGGGTCAGGCACCACGCGTGCGAGCTGTGGAACGCGCCCGGTCATACCGAGGGCGGCAGCCCGTTGAGCTCCTTACGGATCCGCCGCCATTGCGGAAGGTACGCGTCCATGACCGCGTAGAACCGCGCGTCGTGCCCGCGCTCGATGAGGTGCGCGAGCTCATGGACCACGATGTACTCCAGCTGCTCGTCGTCCCGCCGGGCCAGCTCGAGCGCGAAGGTGATGCGCCTGGTCTGCACGTTGCAGGTGCCCCACCGCGTGGTCATGCGCCGGATCAGGTAGGGCGGCACGGGCATCAGGCCCATGCGGTCCGTCCAGTACGCGAGCAAGGGCTCGACGCGCAGACGGAGCTCGGCTCGGAGCCGCTCCGCCTCAGGTCCTGCCGTGAGCGGCGTCGGCAGCGCGGCGATCCGCTCCTGATGCTGCGCGATCCACCGCGCGCGGGAGGCGACGAAGCGGTCGATCTCAGACTTCGGCACATGCCTCGGGGCGGACACCCGAACCTCGCCATCGGGCGGGCGGACGGCGATCCGGACGTGGCGCACCGGCTTGCGCACCAGGGTGTAGGCGGGAAGGTCTGTCGGCATGGTGGGAACAGACTACGACCGCACCCCGACAAGGCCGCTCACCCGCTCAGGCGACACGGACGGGCCTAGACGACGCGGATCAGCCAGCCGTGGTCGTCGGCCGTGCGGCCGTACTGGATGTCCGTGAGCTCCTTCTTGACCCACGAGCCGACCGGTCCCGCCTTCCCATCGCCCACGGTGAGCGCGAAGTCGTCGGACCTCAGCTCGCCGATGGGGGTGACGACGGCGGCGGTGCCGACCGCGAACAGCTCCACGATCGCGCCCGAGGCGACGCCCTCGCGGATCTCATCGATCTCGATGTCGCGCTCGCGCACGGGACGGCCCGCATCAGCGAGCAATGTCATGACCGAGTCGCGGGTGATACCAGGCAGGATCGTGCCGCTCAGCCGCGGCGTGGCCACGGATCCGTCGCCCAGGACGACCATGAGGTTCATGCCGCCCAACTCCTCGACATAGCGGTCCTCCTTGGCGTCGAGGAACAGCACCTGGCCACAACCGTTCTCCTTGGCCTGCTGCTGCGGCAGCATGCTGGCGGCGTAGTTGCCGCCGGTCTTCGCCTCGCCTGTGCCGCCGTCATTCGCCCGGTGGTAGCCGCGCGACACCCAGATCGACACTCCCCCGCCACCACCCATGTAGGCGCCGACGGGCGACGCGGTGACCACCAGGTCGTACGTGTCGGACGGCTGGACCAGGAGGCTGGTCTCGGTGGCCATGAGGTAGGGGCGCAGGTAGAGCGCGGCGCCGTCGGCTTCGGGCACCCACCTCTGGTCGGCCTGCACCAGGGCGGCGCAGGCGGCCAAGAAGTCGTCCACCGGCAGCGGCGGCATGGCCAGGCGATACGCGGAGTCGATCATCCGCTCCGCGTTCATGGTGGGCCGGAACAGGTGGATGCTGCCGTCGGCGTGACGGTATGCCTTGAGGCCTTCGAAGACCTGCTGGGAGTAGTGGAGCACCGCGGCGCCCGGGTGCATCGGGATCGGTTCGAGCGGGACGACGCCGCGGTCTCCCCAGCTGCCGCCGCTCCAGGTGGCGCGCGCCATGTGGTCGGTGAAGACCTTGCCGAACACGGGGTCGGTCATCAGCGCGGCGCGCTCCGTGTCGGTCGCGGGATGCGGGTTCGGCGTGAGAGGGAAGGCATCGCCGGAGAGGGTCCGGCCGGTCGGGATCGCGGGGAAGGTCATCGGCAGCACTCCATGCTCGGCACCCTACTCCGCGCGCACGGGCACCTCCGCCGCTCGTCAGGCGATGAGCGCCTTGACCGCGGCGAGCGCCATCTCGCCGAGCGCCTTGAGCGCGATTCCGCGCACGAACGCCACCTGGCCGTCGCGATCGTCCTCGGCCAGCAGCTCGTCGATGCGGGCCTTGGCGTCGGTCCCATCGGTGCCGAAGGCGTCATCGAAGGCGGCGAGGAACTGGTCGGCTTCGAGGACGACCCGTTCGGAGTTGTGCGCGCCGTCGGTGAAGACGCCCACCTCCTTGAGCCTGGCGATGAGCGCGTCGCGCCAGTACGCGTCCTCGACGTTGAGCACGGCGTCGCCGCCGCGCTCCACGGAGACGATGCGCACGGCGGCAAGCATGCGCTCGAACCCCGGCCCGGAGTCCTGCGACATGCGGTAGCTGTACAGCAGCGACTTCACGCGGCCGGGAGTGATCTCCAGGCGCTTCGCCGTCACGAACACCGGGTCCGTGTCGGAGACGTACCCTGCGGCGATCAGGCCGGTGAAGATCGCGACGTCCAGCTCGCGCTTGGGCACGGTGCCGAACGGAGCGCCGTCCAGGCGCGTGATGAGCGTGTCCGCGAGCGCGAGCCGCGCGGCCTGGTCGAGTCCCCCTAGATCCTTCATGCGGGCCATCCTTCCTCGTAGGTGGGACACCAGCAACCGGGGGGTCCCTGACGGTCCGCTCAGAGTTGCTCCTCTCCCCGCGCCCGCGCGGGCGCTCCATGCGAAACTGCCGAGGTGAGGGAGATGTGATGGCACTCATCGACGCACAGCTCGTGGACGAGCGCAATGCGATAGAGGAACCGCTGGGGCCGGTCCGCTATCGCGCTGAGCTGTGGACGGGCGCCGGGCTCGTGAGCGCCATGGAGGCATGGGACCTGATCGGTGACGACGTGACCGACGCGGTGGCCTGGCTCGATGAGAAGGTGGCTGCGCGTCGTCCCTGCCGAGGGGTCCTGTCCGTGTCCTACGCGCTCACCGCGGGCGGCACCAAGGCGCCGAATCCGATCGCGACGCAGCGGATCTACGAGAAGATCGACGCTCCCACGGGCGCATACCACCCGACGCCGCCCGCGCCAGGGTTCTTCCTGCGTGCTGTGGGGCGCCTGGACGACTAGCGAGAGGCACTCACTCACCCGTCAGATGCGCCGACGTCTCAGAACCGACACTGTTCTACCCGAACCGACGGTGACGGAAGTGCGCGGGGGCGCGGGCGGCCGGGGCGGTGACGGGGGCGCGGGGGCGCGGGGCGTCAGTCGGCGGCGACGGCCTTCGGCACCACCTCGTCGACCACCTCACGAACCACGGCGCTCGTCGCCTCGAGCGCGGGCGGCAGGGGCGGGCGGCCCAGGGACAGCAGCCGCAGCGTGCGGACGGCACCCTCGATCGGCGTGAGCACCACATCCGGATGACGGTGGGCGGCGAGCGCGAGCCCCGGCAGCATCGAGACGCCGTGGCCCACCGCGATGAGCGCCTGGATGGCCACGAAGTCGTCGGAGGCAAACTGGACGTGCGGCTCGAAGCCGGCATCCTCGCAGGTGGCGACCAGGTAGCCGCGGCAGCGTTCGCACCCCGCCATCCAGTCGTCGTCGGCGAAGTCGGCCAGGCGACCGATGGCGATGCGGGACCCGAGCGGTTCACGCGACGGGCGGCGTGCGGAGGCCGAGTGCCCGGCCAGGCAGTCGGGCCGCACCGGGGGCGTGACCAGGTACAACGGGTCCTCGCCGAGCACCTCGGCGGTGATCGCGTCGGACGGCTGCTCGCGCGGGTAGGTGAAGGTGATGGCCAGATCCACCTCGTCAGCGAGCAGCAGACCCTCAGCCTCGGGCGGCTCGGCCTCGCGCACCTCGAGCGCCAGCCCCGGGTGGCGTTCGCGCATCAGCGTGACGATGCGCGGTGCGAGGGTGGCGATGCCCGACGGGAAGATCGCCAGGCGCACGTGACCGGTCTGGAGCGACACCGCGGAGGCGAGCTCGTTGCCTGCGCGGGACACGAGGCCGAGGATCTCCTCGCCTCGCTCGGCCAGGCGTCGGCCCTCCTCGGTGAGCACCAGGTTGCGGCCGACGCGCCGGAACAGGACCGCGCATGTCTCGGCCTCGAGCCGCTTGAGGTGGTGGGACACGGTGGGCTGCGAGTAGTGCAGATCGTCGGCGGCGGCGCTCACGGATCCTGTGCGGGCGAACGCGACGAGGGCCTGAAGGCGGGTCAGATCGAGCATGCACCTCATCATATAGACGCTGTCGATCGAACAGCGAGAAAACCTTCATTGGACGTATGGATCACGGCGCGCCACGCTGAGGGGCATGACAGTGACAGTTCGCCCCACCACCGACGCGGTCGCCGCCGGCAGCGCCTCTCCCCTGGCCGGGAGCCAGGCAGCGCAGGCCGACCGCCCCGGCGTGGCGGCCCAGCGCGGCACCTCGGCCGCCGCTGCGCACGGCCTCTCCTTCGAGGGCGTGCTCGCGGCGGCCGACGTGCTCGCCCCCGCCCTTCCGCCCACCCCGTCGTGGTCGTATCCGCTGCTGGATGAGGCCGTGGGGCGGCGCGTCGTCGTGAAGCACGAGAACGTGCAGCCCACGGGCGCCTTCAAGGTGCGCGGCGGGCTCAACCTGCTGGCGACGCTGCCCGCCGAGGCACGGGAGCGTGGCCTGGTGACCGTGTCGACGGGGAACCACGCCCAGTCGCTCGCCTACGCCGCCGCCAAGCACGGCGTCGCGGCGACGATCGTCATGGCTGAGTCGACGGCCCCCGTGAAGGTCAGTGCAGTGCGGGCGCTGGGCGCGCGAGCCGTCCTTGCGGGAGCGAACATGGCCGAGGCGGCCGAGGCCGCGGCCGCGCTGGCGGAGCGCGAGGGGCTGTACTTCGTGAACCCTGGCGAGGAGCCGGCGATCATTCACGGCCACGCGACGGTTTACCTGGAGCTTCTCACCGCCCACCCGGAGATCGAGACGTTGTATGTGCCGATCGGATCCGGCTCGGGCGCGGCGGGAGCGGTGCTGGTGCGCGACGCGATCGCCCCGCACGTTCGCGTGGTCGGGGTGCAGGCCGCAGGCGCCCGGGCGGCCTACGACTCGTGGGCCACCGGCGAGATCGTGAGCCGCCCCATCGACACGTTCGCGGCAGGTCTCGCGACCGGGTCCGGCTTCCACGCGCCGCAGTCGGTGCTGCGCGGCGGCCTGAACGACTTCCTGCTGCTCAGCGAGCAGCAGATGCGCGACGCTATCGCGCTGATGGCTGGTGCCGCCCACACCCTCTGCGAGGGCGCGGGCGCGTCAGGCCTGGCAGGAGCCTTGGCCGACCGCGATCGCGGCGACACCTCGGTGGCCGCGTTCGCCTGCACCGGCGGCAACGCGAGCGACGACGAGTTCGCCATGCTCATGCGCACCGCAGGCTGACCCCTTCGGGTCACGGCACCGCCTGTCCGTCACTGATCGCTGACGGCCAGGCGCGCGGCGATCTGGTCCACGTCGCGCAGTGAACCGTCCGCCACGCTCATCGTGAGCTCGAATAAGCCGTCATTGTCGAGGCCCGACGTCACCCCATTGATCTCCAGAAACACGACCGCGCACAGCGCCGCGATCCGCTTGTTTCCATCGACAAGCGCGTGGTTGAGGCAGAGCGAGTGCAATAGAGCCGCCGCCTTGGTCCCGAGGTCCGCATAGGCGTCTTCTCCGAGAACCGTCGTCGCTGGCCGGTCGAGGGCCGATTGCAGCAGACCAAGGTCACGCACCGGACCGATGCGTTCAGCGTCGATGATCCGCAAGATCACCTCGACCGGCAGATAGCGGGTCACACCGAACCGAGACGGTCGAGCGCGTCACGGTAGCGCACGCTCACTCGCGCGTAGGCCTCCATAGCGTCGTCTTCGAGCCGCCGCTGCGAGTCGGCCTCCAACACAGCCCGCAGAATCGCCTCCGTCTTCGAAACGTGCCAGCGCTCCGCGAGACGCTCGATCGCGGCATCCTGGGTCGGATCGGTGCGCAGTGTCATAGCCATGCGAACATGATACCTCCGTGATACCACCGCTCGGAAGCGTTCAATCTGCGAAGTCGACGTCCCTCGTGTCCGCGGCGTTGGAGAGCGACCGATCCCACAGCACCAGGGCCAGCACCAGGCACGATGCGATCACGATGACGGCGCCGATGCGGTGCAGGCCTGCGTCGGTCGGCGCGTCGCCGACGGTCAACGCGATCAGAGCCGACGCGGTCATGGCGCCGATCTGCAGGAAGGTCCGGGACAGGCCCGACGCGATGCCCACCTGACCGACGGGCGCCTGGCGGTACAGCGCCGCCTGGTTGGACACGGCGACGAGGCCCTGCGGAACCCCGAACATCGCGATGATGGCGAGCACGAGCCATAGCGGCGTCTCCGAGTGCAACAGCCACATGAGCACTCCGCCCGCGATCTGCACGGCGGCTGCGACGCTGAGCGCGAGGCGCGGCTTGGGCATCCGAGCGACCATCCTGTTGGCTCCCATGGCGAGCAGCGCGGCGGGCAGCAGCATCCACCCGACCACGTCGGCGTCGTACCCGCGCACCTCCTGCAACCACGGCGAGACGGTGTAGGTGACGGCGAAGATCGCGATGTAGCTGAGGAAGAACCGCAGGTAGGTGCGGGTGAGGGCGCCGTTGCGGACCAGCATCCGAACGTCGAGGAACGGGCGCCGCGCGCGCCGCTCCCAGAGGGTCAGCGCGGTCGCGAAGGCGAGGGCGACCGGCAGGAGCCACCACACGCCCGCGTCGATGTCCAGGAGGAAGACCAGGGAGGACACTGTCGTCCCCGCGAACAGGACGATGCCGGGGATGTCGAGCGCCGCGTGGATCGGCAGGTCGGAGCGGCCGATGCCGGCGGGGCGCGAGCGGTCGGGCGGAAGGAAGCGCAGGGCGAGCGCGGCGATGAGGATCGCGGCCGGCACGTTGACCAGGAAGATGGCTCGCCAGCTGAAGTAGTGCACCAGCAGACCGCCGAGCACGGGGCCGACGGAGATCGAGACCAGGCTGGCCAGCGACAGTCCGGCCAGGAGCGAATGCGGCGGCTCGCGGCGCAGGCGCGCCTGCTGGTCGGAGATGAGGGTCATGGCGGCCGGGTACTGCGCGGATGTGCCGAGGCCGATCAGCATGCGCGCGATGAGAACGCCCTGGAAGGTGGGCATGAAGAGCGGGATCAGCCCGCCGATCGCTGCGGACGTGAGGCCAAGAAGGTAGACGCGGCGCGGCCCGAAGAGGTCCGCGAGGCGGCCCCATGTAGGTTGGCCGACGCTGGAGACCAGGTAGAGGCCGGCGACGAGCCAGAGTGCCGTGGCGGCGGAGACCCCGGTGGCGTCCGCGATGGGCACGAGTGCCACCGCGATCATGGTGGTGTTCAGCGGGTTGAGCGCGGGGCCGGTGAGGGCGGCGGCGGCGAAGCGGGGGCCGAAGCCGGAACGTTCGGCGCGCGCCAGGTCGCGGGCAGCGACGGCGGCCGTGTCGGCGAGAGAGGTGGTGCGGGCCGTCACCGATCGGCCGCCAGACGCTCGAGCACCTCGAGGGCGCTGTCGAGAGTCGCGCGGTCGTCGTTGTCCAGGCGGCTTGCGATGAGGTCGGCGAGCTCGGCGTCGCGCTCGGCGCTGCTGCGCTCCACGACGGCCCGGCCGACTCGGGTGAGGATGATCAGCTCGCGGCGCCCATCGGTGGGGTGCGGCGCCTTCACCACCATGCCGATCTCCACGAGGCCGCGCACGATCTCCCCCATCGACTGGGGGCGGACGCGTTCGATCTCGGCAAGCTCGGCAGTGCTGAGAGGGCCTTCTCTCCTGAGGACGAGAAGGACGACCTCCTGGGAGCGGGTGACGCCCGTGGGCTCGCCCGCCTGGCGCGTCAGGCGCCGGATGCGGTTGATCGCGAGGCGGAGCCGCCTGGCGGTCTCGAGGGAGTCGCCTGTCACGTCTCCACGGTACGACTTCGACAGGCAACCTTGCAAGGTGTCCTGTCGACTTTGCCCTTCCCTGGGCAGAAGGACAGGAAACCTTGCTTGTGGCGAGATGGCGGCTATGCGTTTCCCCGCCGCGGCTGTGTCAGCGACGAGTCAGCGAGACCTCATCATCCCAGGCAGATGTGAGTTTACGCGCCTGGCATGACCGAGCCGGGGACATCCGCCCCGGCGTGTTCGACGTACACCGGACGGGTGCGCGTCACGCCCTCCGAAGTCCACAAGAGAGGACATGGCATGCGCGAGGCCCACCTATGCAGTCGACGATGAGTGGTGGGCCCCGCGCAAGTTCATGAGGGTCGCGGGATGGCCCGCGACCCGGCCGCGAGCCGCCGGACCGAGGGGCAGGAGGTGAGGGGGTCCGGCGGCTCACGCATGGGCGTGACTAGTAGGCGCCCTCCTCGTGGTCGGCTCGACCAAGCACCGCCCGGATACCGGCAACCGCCGCTCCGATGGCGACGACAACCGTGGCTACCTTGAGGAATCGCATGGCATGTCCCTTCGTCCAATGCGCCGCCTTCGCGGTCACCCACCTTCAGGTTCAGGCACACGCCCCTCACCGCACATCGTCTAGATGGAGCGTTGCACCTACGCGACTTGCAGTAGTCGACGCGACTGCGGGCGCACAGTCCCCGATCAGTGCCAGAGGTCCGCGAGGACGCCCGAGATTCGTCGACCCTGGTCGCATCCCGCCTGCGCCGCCGCGGGACGCTGAGAGAGGTTCATCATGTTGCCGCCGAACACCTCCTCGGAGGCATCGTCGGGGAAGATCGCGCGGACGTCGCTGCCCTCAGCGGACAACTTCTGGACGTGTGCGGCGAGCCTGGTGCCCCATTCCTCGGGATGCCGCGAGCGGCCCCCGAACGGCGAGAGGACGAGCACGCGATCATGCCCCGCAGCGAGGTCGGCGTTCTCGTTGGCACGGTATCCGCCGTCGAGCAGACGCCGTCCGTCGATGGCGTGCGCAGGGCCGCCGAAGCCCATCGAGGTGCTCGCCGTCACCGCGTCGGCAAGGCTGACGCCGCTCTCCCGGTCGTAGAGCAACTCGTCGCCGGTGACGGCGTCGACGGCGGTGAGGACGACGCGCTGGGCCGGCCATTCCTGGCTCGGCAAGCGGGAGGCGACCTGTGCGAGCCGTGCAGCGATCGCGTCGGCGCTGGCCGCACCGTCGGCCGCCAGAGCGGCCGCGCCGAGTCGCCGTCGCATGTCCACGGGGTCGGTGGAGCTCGTGATGATGTCCCCGGTGAGCTGGACGTAGTTCACACGGGGCGCATCGGACCCGCCGCCGGCTCCCGCGGGCGGGGCTGCGGGGCGCGATGGGTACTGCTCGGCGAGCGCCTGGGCGAGCAGCACGTCGGGCGCCTCCGAGGTGATCTGGGCCGCAGCCGTGGCGCCAGCGGAGGTTCCGACGATCAGGTCCGCGGCGCGGACGTCGACACCACCCGCATACAGCCCGGCGACGACGCCGATCTCCCAGGCATTGCCCAGCGATCCGCCGCCGCCTAGGACGAGTGCGCGTGTGGTCATGCGTGGAGTCTAGGAGCGTGCGCGGCGGCTCAGCCCTGCGTGACGCGCTCCACGCCCGGCAGGATCTGCTCCAACTCGCTGCGCGTGACGGGCACGCCGTAGGTGGGGGTGTCGCGCTCGATGCGCCACGACTCGGCGAGCGCGCCAAGGTCCACCGCATCGAACCCGATGGCGTCCAGGAAGGACACGACGACGGCCTTCGCAGCGTGGTCATCGCCGGCGATGCCGAGCGCACGACGGGCGGGGTCGCCTGCCGGCTTGCCGTGGGCCGGGATGTCCTTGGCGTTGATGTGGTTGAACGCCTTGACGACCGTCGAGTGCGGGAGCGCGCGCTGCGTGAGCTCGGCGGTGGTCGCCTGGTTGGCGTCGAGCTCGGCGATGCGTCCGTCGCGCTGCGGGTAGTAGTTGCCCGCGTCCATGACAATCTTGCCT
This genomic window contains:
- a CDS encoding GNAT family N-acetyltransferase is translated as MKKSAGYQPISVFEDRLDEFFQVVQWAFVGEWLLEDRQDYVDALPVERARGVEVVDPARGDVGEIAAVHASFGTEMTTPGGRRVPTAGLSWLAVHPAHRRRGLMTAMMHDHFQRCRERGEAVSALYAMEAAIYSRFGYGMGSQTVKAEVPRGAAMWTVDGADQLTVRLERASFEAHDELVSRLQARLTRPGTIINPVGSGRNARFTDPVGNRKGMEKWRLAIVEDRGEPVAYAFFRRRAQSSVGIHDGVCQVREFGALTPAASQRLWQTLTDFDLVETTYTENLATDDPLLHQLKDARGARSKVVDNLWVRLLDVPMALQSREYFHDCDVTIGLTDKHVPDNAGAWRIVVRNGDATVTRAEDAAPDLTMDIRHLSTAYLGGTSIESLAAAGLVREHTAGQARELAVAMMSPVAPLANWDF
- a CDS encoding M48 family metallopeptidase; the encoded protein is MPTDLPAYTLVRKPVRHVRIAVRPPDGEVRVSAPRHVPKSEIDRFVASRARWIAQHQERIAALPTPLTAGPEAERLRAELRLRVEPLLAYWTDRMGLMPVPPYLIRRMTTRWGTCNVQTRRITFALELARRDDEQLEYIVVHELAHLIERGHDARFYAVMDAYLPQWRRIRKELNGLPPSV
- a CDS encoding branched-chain amino acid aminotransferase; the protein is MTFPAIPTGRTLSGDAFPLTPNPHPATDTERAALMTDPVFGKVFTDHMARATWSGGSWGDRGVVPLEPIPMHPGAAVLHYSQQVFEGLKAYRHADGSIHLFRPTMNAERMIDSAYRLAMPPLPVDDFLAACAALVQADQRWVPEADGAALYLRPYLMATETSLLVQPSDTYDLVVTASPVGAYMGGGGGVSIWVSRGYHRANDGGTGEAKTGGNYAASMLPQQQAKENGCGQVLFLDAKEDRYVEELGGMNLMVVLGDGSVATPRLSGTILPGITRDSVMTLLADAGRPVRERDIEIDEIREGVASGAIVELFAVGTAAVVTPIGELRSDDFALTVGDGKAGPVGSWVKKELTDIQYGRTADDHGWLIRVV
- a CDS encoding LysR family transcriptional regulator, whose product is MLDLTRLQALVAFARTGSVSAAADDLHYSQPTVSHHLKRLEAETCAVLFRRVGRNLVLTEEGRRLAERGEEILGLVSRAGNELASAVSLQTGHVRLAIFPSGIATLAPRIVTLMRERHPGLALEVREAEPPEAEGLLLADEVDLAITFTYPREQPSDAITAEVLGEDPLYLVTPPVRPDCLAGHSASARRPSREPLGSRIAIGRLADFADDDWMAGCERCRGYLVATCEDAGFEPHVQFASDDFVAIQALIAVGHGVSMLPGLALAAHRHPDVVLTPIEGAVRTLRLLSLGRPPLPPALEATSAVVREVVDEVVPKAVAAD
- a CDS encoding threonine ammonia-lyase, whose product is MTVTVRPTTDAVAAGSASPLAGSQAAQADRPGVAAQRGTSAAAAHGLSFEGVLAAADVLAPALPPTPSWSYPLLDEAVGRRVVVKHENVQPTGAFKVRGGLNLLATLPAEARERGLVTVSTGNHAQSLAYAAAKHGVAATIVMAESTAPVKVSAVRALGARAVLAGANMAEAAEAAAALAEREGLYFVNPGEEPAIIHGHATVYLELLTAHPEIETLYVPIGSGSGAAGAVLVRDAIAPHVRVVGVQAAGARAAYDSWATGEIVSRPIDTFAAGLATGSGFHAPQSVLRGGLNDFLLLSEQQMRDAIALMAGAAHTLCEGAGASGLAGALADRDRGDTSVAAFACTGGNASDDEFAMLMRTAG
- a CDS encoding type II toxin-antitoxin system death-on-curing family toxin, which gives rise to MTRYLPVEVILRIIDAERIGPVRDLGLLQSALDRPATTVLGEDAYADLGTKAAALLHSLCLNHALVDGNKRIAALCAVVFLEINGVTSGLDNDGLFELTMSVADGSLRDVDQIAARLAVSDQ
- a CDS encoding MFS transporter; translation: MTARTTSLADTAAVAARDLARAERSGFGPRFAAAALTGPALNPLNTTMIAVALVPIADATGVSAATALWLVAGLYLVSSVGQPTWGRLADLFGPRRVYLLGLTSAAIGGLIPLFMPTFQGVLIARMLIGLGTSAQYPAAMTLISDQQARLRREPPHSLLAGLSLASLVSISVGPVLGGLLVHYFSWRAIFLVNVPAAILIAALALRFLPPDRSRPAGIGRSDLPIHAALDIPGIVLFAGTTVSSLVFLLDIDAGVWWLLPVALAFATALTLWERRARRPFLDVRMLVRNGALTRTYLRFFLSYIAIFAVTYTVSPWLQEVRGYDADVVGWMLLPAALLAMGANRMVARMPKPRLALSVAAAVQIAGGVLMWLLHSETPLWLVLAIIAMFGVPQGLVAVSNQAALYRQAPVGQVGIASGLSRTFLQIGAMTASALIALTVGDAPTDAGLHRIGAVIVIASCLVLALVLWDRSLSNAADTRDVDFAD
- a CDS encoding MarR family winged helix-turn-helix transcriptional regulator, yielding MTGDSLETARRLRLAINRIRRLTRQAGEPTGVTRSQEVVLLVLRREGPLSTAELAEIERVRPQSMGEIVRGLVEIGMVVKAPHPTDGRRELIILTRVGRAVVERSSAERDAELADLIASRLDNDDRATLDSALEVLERLAADR
- a CDS encoding patatin-like phospholipase family protein yields the protein MTTRALVLGGGGSLGNAWEIGVVAGLYAGGVDVRAADLIVGTSAGATAAAQITSEAPDVLLAQALAEQYPSRPAAPPAGAGGGSDAPRVNYVQLTGDIITSSTDPVDMRRRLGAAALAADGAASADAIAARLAQVASRLPSQEWPAQRVVLTAVDAVTGDELLYDRESGVSLADAVTASTSMGFGGPAHAIDGRRLLDGGYRANENADLAAGHDRVLVLSPFGGRSRHPEEWGTRLAAHVQKLSAEGSDVRAIFPDDASEEVFGGNMMNLSQRPAAAQAGCDQGRRISGVLADLWH
- a CDS encoding NADPH-dependent F420 reductase, with protein sequence MTTLGIIGAGNIGFNVAKAAIAADYDVVIANSRGPATLAATVAELGEGARPATAQEAAEASDLILVAVPLGKVDSLPAKELAGKIVMDAGNYYPQRDGRIAELDANQATTAELTQRALPHSTVVKAFNHINAKDIPAHGKPAGDPARRALGIAGDDHAAKAVVVSFLDAIGFDAVDLGALAESWRIERDTPTYGVPVTRSELEQILPGVERVTQG